In the genome of Methylococcus sp. EFPC2, the window ATCGTCCGGCATCTCGCTGAGCTTTACTCCCAACGAGAGTTTGTCCACCACTGCCACCCTGGGATGGCTGCGCAACGATTTCTCGTCCTACTTCATTTCTTCCAACCGCAGGCGCTTCGAGGCACCGAACAATCCGGTATGGTTCAAAACGCGGGACACGCCCAACTACCTGGTCGATACCTATGTGTTCTCGGTCGGCGCCGATCTGCAAGTGAACAAAGCTTTTAACTTGAGCGGTGGCTACACCCTATCGCACGCCAAGGGGCACAACACGACCGGCTATATCGCGAGCAAGCTCCCCACCATCGATGAGCAGGTGGACAATACCCTGCAAACCTTGGCGTTGGGGGCGGATTACGCCTTCAACAAATTCACCAAGCTCAAGGGTTCCTATTCCTATGACTACTACGATGACCAAATCTACAGCACGTTGACCGGGGGTTACCACACGGTGATGGTCGGTGTTGCTCTGGGTTTTTAAGGAAAGCGGCGGTTGTCACACTCCCTATAAACGACATTAAAAATTAAGAGGCTGAAACTATGAAAAACAAACGCAGCGTGTACATCGTGTTGGCTAGTAGCGCCCTGTTCGGCCTAGCGCTATCGGCGCCTGCTTCGGCCGCCGAAGTGGACAAACTGGTCGAAGCCTGCAGTGCTTGCCACGGAAAGGAGGGGGCCAACTCGGAAGTGGACGTACCGATCCTAGGCGGAACTTCCGCGGAATATCTCAACATCAGCCTGACCGAGTACAAAAACAAGGAACGGCCTTGCGTGGAGACGAAAATCCGCGACGGCGCCAAGAAAGGCGGCAAGACCGACATGTGTCAAGTGGCCGGCGAGTTGAGTGAAGGCGACATCAAACAACTGGCCAGTTATTACGCGGCGCAGAAATTCGTCCGCTCCGCACAGAAATTCGATCCGGCGCTGGCCACCAAGGGCAAGAGCCTCCACGAAAAAGGTTGCGAAAAATGCCACTCGGAAGGGGGCAGCCTCGCCAGCGACGACGCGGCCATACTGGCGGGCCAGAAAATGGCTTACCTGGACGCAGCGTTGAAGGACTTCGTCGAGGGAAAGCGCCCGATCCATAAAAAAATGAAGCCGAAGATCGAGGAACTCGACAAGGAAGACCTGGAAGCCTTGGTCCATTTCTACGGCAGCGCGCACTAGGGCGACTCGATCGAGACGAATCCGCCGCTTACCGTGCGGCGGAATATTAAAGGTTGACCATGTCGGAAACTACTCCATCGACGCGCAATAGCCTTTGGGCGGTCTTGCGCCGCCCGAGCGCGCGCTACTCGCTGATATCCTTGCTGGGCACAGGCTTCATCCTCGGCATACTATTTTGGGGAGGCTTCAACACAGGGATGGATGCCACCAACACCCTGGAATTTTGCATTTCCTGCCACGAGATGCGGGACAATGTTTACCAGGAGTACCAGAAAACCGTCCACTACAACAATCGCACCGGCGTGCGCGCGGTCTGCTCCGATTGCCATGTGCCCAGGGACTGGACGCACAAGATTGTCCGCAAGCTGCAAGCCTCAGGCGAAGTGTGGGGGACCTTGGTCGGCACTATAGACACCAAGGAAAAATTCGAAGCCAAGCGGGCGGAAATGGCGCAACACGAATGGGATCGGATGAAGCGTACCGATTCACGCGAGTGCCGCAACTGCCACCGGTACGATGCCATGGACATGGAATTGCAAGACAAGACCGCAAAGAAAAAGCATGGGCAAGCGTCGGCGGAGGAATCCGGCAAGACTTGCATAGACTGCCATAAGGGTATCGCTCACAAGCTGCCGGAAGAGTAAGGCTTGAGCGGGAAATAAAGTGACGTATTCTTGCTGCCGGCTTATTGTTCCGAATGGTGAAGTGGCCCCCGAATTTCGGGCAGGGGGTTAAGCGTAGTAATCGGCCCGATGCTGCAAATCGCGTCAAAGCAACGCGGCGCGACTCTTTTGGGGCAAGGTAAGAAGTAATCGATTGGTTAACTCCATATCCAATCTGGCACACCCGATACCGAGAAAAAAGCGGAGTCAATTTGCAAAGCGCTCGGCCCTTGCGGGGCGGGACGTTGCGGGCTTGGGCGACCTAGAATGGGGGGCTCGCTTTTCGAGCAAGCCCATGCGCGGCGTAGACGTGCCCCAAACTTTTACCGGGCAGGTTCCAAGTGTTTTTCACCGGTCTGCTAAACACCTCGCGGGGCTGAGTCCTCGTTAATGGAGTGTCCCTCGACGCGTAGTAAGCTCTTGGCTTACTGGTCTTGTTGCAGCTTGAGCTCCCGTAGTTTCATGAGGGCGTAGACCGCTTCCAGATGGGGAATCGCGACGCCCAGGCGCAGTCCGTAGCGCACCGCGTTGCCGAGGATGGCTTCCGTTTCCATGGGACGGCCGGCTTCGAAGTCGAGCAGCATGCTGGTCTTGTAGGGCGGCATCTTGTGGGTGCTGGAAATGTTCACCTCGACGATGTCGTCCGCCAGCGGATGGCCGCTCGCCTTGGCGATGGCGGCGATCTCTTCCATGATGACGCGGCAGAAGGCTTCCTGGGTGTTGAGTATGTCGGAGGTGGCCAGCCCCCCGGACAGCACGGACAGCGGATTGAAGGCCGCGTTCCACACGCATTTCTGCCAGCGCGCGGTGGTAATGTCCTCGCTGGCTACGCAGTTGATGCCGGACTTCTCGTAAGCCGCCGCCAGGGCCTGGGTTTTTTCCGACAGCCCCTTCGGATAGTTGCCCAGGGCGAGTCGGCCGTAGGCCTGGTGCCAGATTTTGCCTGGCGCGGTGCGGGTCACGCAGATGAAGGCCAGACCGCTGATAAGTTCGTTGTCGGGGAAGGCCTCGGCGATTTCCTGTTCGATGTCGATGCCGTTGGAAATCAGCACGATGGCGGTGTTCGGACCGACGGCGTTCTTCAGCAGGCCGATGCGGTCGGCGCCCTCGACCACCTTGATGCAGAGCAGGATATAGTCCGGTTTTTCGCTCAGCTCGGCTGCGCTGCGCACGACTTGGTGCGGGACGAAGTCATAGACGTCGTTCTTGGTCTGGATCTGGATGCCGTGCGCCTTGACGTGCTCATAGTCCGAGCGCGCAAGCACCGAGACCGCGATGCCTTGCCGTGCCAGCAAAGAACCGTAGAAGCTGCCTACGGCGCCGGTACCTATCACCAATACGTTCATGGGTTTTCTTCCAAATAAGTCTTGAGGAAAGGAATGGTCAGTTTCCGCTTGGCTGCCAGGGTGGCGGTGTCGAGTTGTTCCAGATGCCGACGCAGGTGGGCGGGGTCGCGCCGGCAATGGTTCAGCAGAAACCGTCCGACCGGTGCGGGTAGCTCCAGGCCCAGCGACTGCGCTTGCAGGGCGAGAGCGGCCAGCAGGTCGTCGTCGTCGAGGGGGCGAAGGCGCAGGGTCAGGCCCCAGTTGAGCCGGGTGAGCAGGTCGGGCAGTGCGATGGGGAGTTCGGCCGGCGCCAAGTGCGAGGATACGATCAAGCGATGGCCCGCGTCGCGCAGCCGGTTGAACAGATCGAACAGCCCGTGCTCCCATTCGTTGCGCGTGGCGATAGCCTCGATGTCGTCCAGGCAGACCAGGGTTTGCCGTTCCAGTCCCTCCAGCATGCCGGCGCCATGGTCGGCGAGCTCCGCCAGGGGCAGATAGAAGACGCTGGCATCGTGCTGTTGGGCCTCGCCGCAGCAGGCGTGCAACAGATGGGTCTTGCCGGATCCCGAATCGCCGTGCAGGAAGATGAAGCTCTCGCCCGTGCCGCTGGCGCAGCGGCGCAGATGGTCCACGACCTCGGCGTTGGCGCCGGCATGGTATTCCGCGAAGCCGTGCCGCGGGTTGAAGGCGAGGCGTAGCGGCAGTTGTCTGGGCAGACTCATGACGAGGGTTGCGAGCGCAAGCGGAACAGGGCGCCGAGGAAGAGCGTCAGGCTGAATCCGATTTCCAGCCCGGCCGGGATGCGTTCGGCCGGACTGGTCAAGGCGCCCACGCCGTGGATGAAATAGACCAGGCTGAGCACGGCCAAGCCCAGATAGCTCGTGCGACGATCGTACAGCAGACCGCGCAGCCACGGCAGCAAGGGTAGGGTGGAGATCATCAGCAGCAAGGCGGTGGGCGGCTTGTGGGGACCGCCAGGCAGGATGCTCCAGGCGATCCACAGTCCCAGCAGACCGAAATAACCGACCAGCGCCCCGACACCCGGCAAACTCATCGCGCGCCGGCGTTCTTGAGAGCCAGGGCTACGTTTGCCAGCCGTGCGCCGAAGACGCGGCAGAGTTTCTTCTCGTCTTCCGTCATGCCGTCGTCGTCGCGCCCGGTGTGGCGGCTGGGGCCGTACGGCGTGCCGCCTGAAACGGTGTCGGTGAGCGCCTGTTCGCGGCTGGGGATGCCGACCAGCACCATGCCGTGATGCAGCAAGGGCAGCAGCATGGTGATCAGAGTGGTTTCCTGCCCGCCGTGCATGGACGATGTGGCGGTGAACACCCCGGCCGGCTTGCCCGTCAGCGCCCCGGAAAACCACAGCCCGCTGGTGCTGTCGAGAAAATATTTCAGCGGTGCGGCCATATTGCCGAAGTGGGTGGGGCTGCCCAAGGCCAGGCCATCGCAATTTTTCAAATCGTCCATGGTCGCATAAGGATGGCCGGAGGCCGGTATGCTGTCCTCGGTGGCTTGGCACACGGGCGATACTTCAGGCACCGTGCGTATCTTGGCCGTCGCGCCAGGAACTTCCTCGACCCCGCGGGCGATCTGGTTGGCCATGTCGGTGGTGGAGCCGTAACGGCTGTAATAAAGGATCAGGATTTCAACCATGCGGTTAACTCTTGGATAGACGGTGTGGTGGACATTCGTGCTGCCCGCGGTATCGCGGGCGCCGGAAACAAGGGGAGGCCTGGAGTGGTATCTCGACTTAAGTAATTTGCCGCCCTACGGGGCGATCACAGAATTTCCAGCACTTTTTCCGGCGGCCTTCCGATGACGGCCTTGCCATCGTGGACGACGATGGGCCGCTCGATCAGTATGGGGTGTTGCACCATCGCGGCGATCAAGGCCTTGCGATCGAGCGACGGGTCATCCAGCCCGGCCTCCTTGTAGATGGCCTCGCCCTTGCGCATCAGCTCGCGTGGTTCCATGCCGAGCAGGTTCAGCAGGTTTTCCAGCTCTTCGGCGGTGGGCGGTACCTTGAGGTACTCGACCACTTCCGCCGCGGAATTTTTTCCGCGCACCAGTTCGAGGGCCGCGCGCGATTTGCTGCATCGGGGGTTGTGATAAATGGTCAGGCTCATGGCATGGCGATTCCGGAGGGTGGACTAGGCTCGTGCGCAGACGATCGGGGGCTCAGACCGGCGGACGGACGCGTTGTTCGCGTTGTTGTTCGCGGGCGATCAGCTTGGTCAGTTCGCCCAGCTCGCCGGCCAGGATCTCCAGCAAATCGTCGCTGGAGATGATGCCGGCCAGTCCTCCTTGCTCGTCCACCACAGGCACCCGCCGCACGCCCTTGCCGCGCATGCGTTGCAGGGTTTCCCAGAGACCGTCCGATGCGCGGGCGGTCAGCAATTCGTAGCTCATGATGTCGCCGACGGCGACCTCGTCCGGATTGAGCTCGGCGGCGAGAATTTCGATCACCAGATCCCGGTCCGTGAGGATGCCGACGGGCGCGACCACACCCTTGCTGTCTTCCACCACGACGATGCTGCCGACGTGGTGTTCGCGCATGAGTTTGGCGGCTTCGACGATGGAGTCCTGTTTGCGGACGATGACGGTCTCGCGGTTGCAGAATTGGCCGACAGACATGGTTTTCTCCGGGCGGTTTCGATAGCGAGGCGGCATTCTAACCGTTTTGTTGGGGCGGATTCGAGCGGTGTTCCCGGCCAGGCCTATCAAGATGTACCCCGCGGCGCGATGGGACGGACCGAGTCATTGCTCCGCCGCGAAGTCGACGATTTTTTTGAGTTCGCCGTTCATGCGGGTGAAGAAGGCATTCAATCGGGCATCGGGGGTGTCCGTGGGGAGCAAATGGGTGGTGACATAGACGAGCTCTCCCTGCTGCCGGACCGAGATGTTGCAGGGCATGTAGGCCACCGCGGCCGGGGAGATTTCCAGCATCTGCCGGGCGTAGGTCAGATTGCAGAATTGCAGGGTGTCGTAATCCGGGAAGGCGATGTTGTCGCGCTCGCGGATGACGCTGCCGATGTGGTTGTGGCCGGTTATGCGGAAATTATGCTCGGTGATGGCCAATTCCAGCTCCGCCATGACATCGGCGTAGGGCTTGCGGGTGCTGGCTTCGTAAAAGCCCGGCGGGATGCCCGGGGCATGGCTGGCGCAGCCTGGCAGCAGCAGGAGCGATAATGCGACAATCGAAAGCGGTCGGCTGGTCATGAGGCGGTTCGGATTCCGGCATCGCTAAACCCGGCCCAAGAGTCCTTTGCCTTGTCGAGGGACGAACTTCGACAAGCCGAGCGGGCCCCACGGGCTAACGGGATGGATAGACGGCAATCATGCAGGCTTACGGCAAAAAAATCACCGGCGTGGTCCTGGCGGGCGGGCGGGCGCGGCGCATGGGCGGCGGCGACAAGGGTTTGCTGAGTTTTCGCGGCCGGCCGTTGGTCGCCTGGGCCGTCTCCGCATTGGAAAGGGTGACGGACATCGTCCTCATCAACGCGAACCGCAACCACGAGGCTTACGCCGCCCTGGGTTATCCGGTGATCGCCGATGCGACTGCAAGCTACGACGGTCCGCTGGCCGGATTGCTCGCTGCCATGAAAGCCGCGAAAACGCCTTATGTGTTGACCGTGCCCTGCGACTCGCCGCTGATAGCCGGCGAACTCCTGGACCGGCTGGTTTCCACCCTCGCAGCCCAGGGCGCGGAAGTTTGCGCCGCCCACGACGGCGAGCGGCTGCATCCGGTGTTCCTGTTGGCCGAGACGGCCTTGCTCTCCGACCTGGAGGCCTATCTGGCGGCCGGCCAACGCAAGGTGGATCGGTGGCTCTCCCACCACAAGCTGGCGCTGGCCGATTGCCACGATCACCCCGAGTGGTTTACCAACGTCAACACGCCGGAAGATTGGAAGGCGCTGGAAGCGGTCCCTTCCAACCCGTGAAGGGGTCAATCCGCAGGCCGGCATGAGCGGGAGCGAACTCCGGTTTCCTCGGGCTGGCGCACTGGAAGTCCCTACGCCCGATTCGGCCCGTGCCCTCCCCATGCCTGTCGAGGGGGGCAAGGCTAGAACAGGCGAAACCCGCCGCTTTCTTCCGCCGGCGGCGGCTGGCCGCCCGCGCACGGCGAATAGCTCTTCGGCGCCGATCCGTGTATGAAAGGGTAGGGGCTCGCACTGGGGCAGCTCTCGCTCGCCCGCAAGCCGTTGTCCCGGTCTATCCAGACGGTTTCGATGTCGTCCGGCGGGATCAGGTCCAGCGGTTCGCGGCTGATCTTCCTCAGCGTCTGAGCCCATATCTGCAAGGCGCCCTGCGCGCCGGTCAGCTTCGCCGGCTGGTTATCGTCCCGGCCCACCCAGACCACGCCCAGATAATCCCCGGTGAAGCCGGCGAACCAGCTATCCCGCAGGTCGTTGGTGGTGCCGGTTTTGCCGGCGGCGTTCAGCTCTGGAGAGATGATGTTGTAGGCCGAGCGTGCCGTCCCGTCGCGCAACACTTCCTGCAAGGCCGTGTTGGTCAGGTAGACGGGGCCGGGGTCCAGCGCCTGCCGCACATTGAGGGCATAGCGCTGCAATGGCTGACCCTCCTGGGAGACCACCGCCTGGATGGCGCGCAGCGGCGTGATGAAGCCGTCGCTGGCCAGTGTCTGGTACATCTGCGTCACTTCCATGGGGCTGAGCGAGCCGGTGCCGAGCAGGGTGGCCGGATAGGTGTCCAGCGGGCGCTCCACGCCCAGATTGCGCAAGGTCCTGAGCGTGTGCGCGACGCCGACATCCATGCCCAGGCGTACCGTGGCGAGGTTGTAGGAGTGCGCCAGCGCGCTGTGCAGGGGCACGGCGCCATGTTCCTTGTTGTCGTAATTATGCGGGCTCCAGGGACCGCCGCCGGGATTGGGAATCCGTAATGCCGTATCCTGCAGCGGGGTGGCCAGCGTGTATTTTTGCGGATCGCTCAAGGCCGTCAGGTAAACCACCGGCTTGTAGAGCGAGCCGATCTGCCGGACCGAATCGAGCGCGCGGTTGAATCCCGAGGCTTGCGCGTCGCGGCTGCCGACCAGCGCGGCGATCTCGCCGTTGGATCGCCGGGTGACGACGGCCGCGGTTTCCAGGCCTTCGGTGCGGGTCTGCTTGTCGAGCTTGGGCATGGTGGCGGCGATGGCCGCTTCCAGTTGCTGCTGGGCTTCGACGTCGAGGGTGGTGAATATGCGCAATCCTTCCGAGGTCAGATCCTCGTTGCGATACTCGGCCTGAAGCTGGCGTTTGACCAAGTCGAGGAAGGCGGGATAGCGGCTGATCGCCTGGTGCGGGTTCTTGACTGTGTCCAGCGGCTTGGCCTTGGCGGCGTTGGCCTGGGCGGTGGTGATGTAGGCCTGCTCGGCCATTTCGTCCAGCACCAGGTTGCGGCGCTTGAGCACTCTTTCCGGATTCTTGAACGGGTCGTAATAGGAAGCCCCGCGCACCAGCGTCACCAGTAAGGCGATGTGATGCAGTTCCAGTTCGTCCAGCGAGCGGCTGAAATAATACTGGCAGGCCAGGCCGAAACCGTGAACGGCGCGCGCGCCGTCCTGACCCAGATAGATTTCGTTGAGGTAGGCCTCGAGGATTTCGTCCTTGCTGTAGCGGGCCTCCAGTACCAGGGCCATCACCGCTTCGTTGATCTTGCGCCACCAGGTCTGTTCGGAACTGAGGAAGAAGTTTTTCACCAATTGCTGGGTAAGCGTGCTGCCGCCCTGGACGATGCCGCCGGCCAGCAAGTTGGCCCACATGGCGCGCAGGATGGCCCTGGGCGAGATGCCGAAGTGGTTGTAGAAGTCACGGTCCTCGGTCGCCAGCAAGGCGTTAATCAACACCTTGGGTGCCTGGTCGAGCTTGATCAGCACCCGGTCTTCCTTCAGCGCGGGATAGAAACTGCCGATCTGCACCGGTTCCAGACGCAGTATGGCCGCCGGCTGCCCGGCCTCCACATCGTCCACGGCCTCCACGCGGCCGTCGGCCAGGCGCACGCGGATGTCCCGCGCCGGTTCCGATTTGTCCGCGAAGCGGAACTCGCGGGTCTTGATGCGGACCTCGTTGCCTTTGCGGGCATAGGTCGCCTGGGTCGAGAGCGTGGGATCGCTGCGGTATTTCAGCTCATCGAGCAGAGCCGTCAGCCGTCCGGCATCCATGGGCAGGTCGGCGAACAATTCCGTCGGGCTCGCATAGACCCGGGCGGGGAGGGCCCAGCGCTTGCCTTCGAATTGCTGCCGCACGGAATAGTCCTGGTAGCCGACGTAGGCGACCAGTGCGACCAGCAGGGGAGGGACGACCAGGAACAGCAGCCGTTTTAGCCAAGCGGGCCAGCCGGCTTTGGGAGGCTTTGCAACGGGCGTAGCGGGTGGTTGCCGTCTATTCGGCATAAGCGGAATCGGACATGCGGGTCGGTGTGGCGATTAGTGCTGCGCGATGGAGACCTTGAGATCTGCGCCGGGCAGGGTGATGAACTCTTGCTGAAACGGGTTTGGCTCCGGGAGTGAACGTCGATCGGGTAGCGAGCGGACACCCCGGTGTATAGTTTACTCCCTCGGTCAGGCCCTCCGCCAAGTCGTTCCGGATGCGCCGTCTTCGAGTACGATACCGAGCGCCTTGAGTTCGTCGCGGATGCGGTCGGATTCTGCCCAGTTCTTGTTCCTGCGCGCTTCGAGACGGTGCTGGATCAGGGCTTCGACTGCGGATTCCGAGGGTTCTTCGGTTCCCGAAGCGGCTTGAGGGGAGCCGCCTTTCATCCAGTCCTCCGCATTTTCCTGCAGCAGCCCCAGCGCGTCGCCCAAGGCCTTCAGCGTGCCGGCCAGATCCCGTGCACCGGGTTC includes:
- a CDS encoding DUF302 domain-containing protein, which encodes MTSRPLSIVALSLLLLPGCASHAPGIPPGFYEASTRKPYADVMAELELAITEHNFRITGHNHIGSVIRERDNIAFPDYDTLQFCNLTYARQMLEISPAAVAYMPCNISVRQQGELVYVTTHLLPTDTPDARLNAFFTRMNGELKKIVDFAAEQ
- the mrcB gene encoding penicillin-binding protein 1B, whose translation is MPNRRQPPATPVAKPPKAGWPAWLKRLLFLVVPPLLVALVAYVGYQDYSVRQQFEGKRWALPARVYASPTELFADLPMDAGRLTALLDELKYRSDPTLSTQATYARKGNEVRIKTREFRFADKSEPARDIRVRLADGRVEAVDDVEAGQPAAILRLEPVQIGSFYPALKEDRVLIKLDQAPKVLINALLATEDRDFYNHFGISPRAILRAMWANLLAGGIVQGGSTLTQQLVKNFFLSSEQTWWRKINEAVMALVLEARYSKDEILEAYLNEIYLGQDGARAVHGFGLACQYYFSRSLDELELHHIALLVTLVRGASYYDPFKNPERVLKRRNLVLDEMAEQAYITTAQANAAKAKPLDTVKNPHQAISRYPAFLDLVKRQLQAEYRNEDLTSEGLRIFTTLDVEAQQQLEAAIAATMPKLDKQTRTEGLETAAVVTRRSNGEIAALVGSRDAQASGFNRALDSVRQIGSLYKPVVYLTALSDPQKYTLATPLQDTALRIPNPGGGPWSPHNYDNKEHGAVPLHSALAHSYNLATVRLGMDVGVAHTLRTLRNLGVERPLDTYPATLLGTGSLSPMEVTQMYQTLASDGFITPLRAIQAVVSQEGQPLQRYALNVRQALDPGPVYLTNTALQEVLRDGTARSAYNIISPELNAAGKTGTTNDLRDSWFAGFTGDYLGVVWVGRDDNQPAKLTGAQGALQIWAQTLRKISREPLDLIPPDDIETVWIDRDNGLRASESCPSASPYPFIHGSAPKSYSPCAGGQPPPAEESGGFRLF
- a CDS encoding c-type cytochrome; the protein is MKNKRSVYIVLASSALFGLALSAPASAAEVDKLVEACSACHGKEGANSEVDVPILGGTSAEYLNISLTEYKNKERPCVETKIRDGAKKGGKTDMCQVAGELSEGDIKQLASYYAAQKFVRSAQKFDPALATKGKSLHEKGCEKCHSEGGSLASDDAAILAGQKMAYLDAALKDFVEGKRPIHKKMKPKIEELDKEDLEALVHFYGSAH
- the wrbA gene encoding NAD(P)H:quinone oxidoreductase is translated as MVEILILYYSRYGSTTDMANQIARGVEEVPGATAKIRTVPEVSPVCQATEDSIPASGHPYATMDDLKNCDGLALGSPTHFGNMAAPLKYFLDSTSGLWFSGALTGKPAGVFTATSSMHGGQETTLITMLLPLLHHGMVLVGIPSREQALTDTVSGGTPYGPSRHTGRDDDGMTEDEKKLCRVFGARLANVALALKNAGAR
- the mobA gene encoding molybdenum cofactor guanylyltransferase MobA, with the protein product MQAYGKKITGVVLAGGRARRMGGGDKGLLSFRGRPLVAWAVSALERVTDIVLINANRNHEAYAALGYPVIADATASYDGPLAGLLAAMKAAKTPYVLTVPCDSPLIAGELLDRLVSTLAAQGAEVCAAHDGERLHPVFLLAETALLSDLEAYLAAGQRKVDRWLSHHKLALADCHDHPEWFTNVNTPEDWKALEAVPSNP
- a CDS encoding NapC/NirT family cytochrome c, whose amino-acid sequence is MSETTPSTRNSLWAVLRRPSARYSLISLLGTGFILGILFWGGFNTGMDATNTLEFCISCHEMRDNVYQEYQKTVHYNNRTGVRAVCSDCHVPRDWTHKIVRKLQASGEVWGTLVGTIDTKEKFEAKRAEMAQHEWDRMKRTDSRECRNCHRYDAMDMELQDKTAKKKHGQASAEESGKTCIDCHKGIAHKLPEE
- a CDS encoding CBS domain-containing protein; this encodes MSVGQFCNRETVIVRKQDSIVEAAKLMREHHVGSIVVVEDSKGVVAPVGILTDRDLVIEILAAELNPDEVAVGDIMSYELLTARASDGLWETLQRMRGKGVRRVPVVDEQGGLAGIISSDDLLEILAGELGELTKLIAREQQREQRVRPPV
- the hda gene encoding DnaA regulatory inactivator Hda produces the protein MSLPRQLPLRLAFNPRHGFAEYHAGANAEVVDHLRRCASGTGESFIFLHGDSGSGKTHLLHACCGEAQQHDASVFYLPLAELADHGAGMLEGLERQTLVCLDDIEAIATRNEWEHGLFDLFNRLRDAGHRLIVSSHLAPAELPIALPDLLTRLNWGLTLRLRPLDDDDLLAALALQAQSLGLELPAPVGRFLLNHCRRDPAHLRRHLEQLDTATLAAKRKLTIPFLKTYLEENP
- a CDS encoding DUF2069 domain-containing protein, whose product is MSLPGVGALVGYFGLLGLWIAWSILPGGPHKPPTALLLMISTLPLLPWLRGLLYDRRTSYLGLAVLSLVYFIHGVGALTSPAERIPAGLEIGFSLTLFLGALFRLRSQPSS
- a CDS encoding ketopantoate reductase family protein gives rise to the protein MNVLVIGTGAVGSFYGSLLARQGIAVSVLARSDYEHVKAHGIQIQTKNDVYDFVPHQVVRSAAELSEKPDYILLCIKVVEGADRIGLLKNAVGPNTAIVLISNGIDIEQEIAEAFPDNELISGLAFICVTRTAPGKIWHQAYGRLALGNYPKGLSEKTQALAAAYEKSGINCVASEDITTARWQKCVWNAAFNPLSVLSGGLATSDILNTQEAFCRVIMEEIAAIAKASGHPLADDIVEVNISSTHKMPPYKTSMLLDFEAGRPMETEAILGNAVRYGLRLGVAIPHLEAVYALMKLRELKLQQDQ
- the arsC gene encoding arsenate reductase (glutaredoxin) (This arsenate reductase requires both glutathione and glutaredoxin to convert arsenate to arsenite, after which the efflux transporter formed by ArsA and ArsB can extrude the arsenite from the cell, providing resistance.); the encoded protein is MSLTIYHNPRCSKSRAALELVRGKNSAAEVVEYLKVPPTAEELENLLNLLGMEPRELMRKGEAIYKEAGLDDPSLDRKALIAAMVQHPILIERPIVVHDGKAVIGRPPEKVLEIL